In Archangium violaceum, the following are encoded in one genomic region:
- a CDS encoding DUF962 domain-containing protein: MLKPHTQALFDEYTSSHQHPTNRLTHKVAIPLIVLHIVAMLDWVHLVSFPLMPGGELTLAHVAWVLASIWYLRADAKLGGIVSVAIAFCMPLGRTLPGSLVVAIAIFGWLVQLAGHAVWEKKSPSFFTNLVHALVGPLFFVALLTGDYKLGAQAQTAPQSAR; encoded by the coding sequence ATGCTGAAGCCCCACACCCAGGCGTTGTTCGACGAGTACACCTCGTCCCATCAGCACCCCACCAATCGCCTCACGCACAAGGTCGCCATTCCCCTCATCGTCCTGCACATCGTCGCCATGCTGGACTGGGTGCACCTGGTGTCCTTCCCCCTCATGCCCGGTGGCGAGCTGACCCTCGCCCACGTGGCCTGGGTGCTCGCGTCCATCTGGTATCTGCGCGCTGATGCGAAGCTCGGGGGCATCGTCTCCGTCGCCATCGCCTTCTGCATGCCGCTCGGCCGGACCCTGCCCGGCTCGCTCGTCGTCGCCATCGCCATCTTCGGGTGGCTCGTCCAGCTCGCCGGCCACGCCGTCTGGGAAAAGAAGTCGCCCTCCTTCTTCACCAACCTCGTCCACGCCCTCGTCGGACCCCTGTTCTTCGTCGCCCTGCTCACCGGCGACTACAAGCTCGGGGCGCAGGCCCAGACCGCACCCCAGTCCGCCAGGTAG
- a CDS encoding DUF4105 domain-containing protein has translation MRLLARAGTVGLFVLFALGLTWLVSTVVLTGVGPQGPAWWRYGVALLLVVAVGVAWRRGSRGRALGVLAVLCVCVFAWTRTVRPSLTRDWAPDLIRSARADIQGSRVTFHDLRDFRYRSTTDWDEAWYSATYDTHELVRAWFIVEPFSGFEGAAHTMVSFEFSGDRFLVFSVEIRRERGETFSAVGGLFRQFELTYVVGDERDLVQLRSNYRRDDVYLHPIRASKERTTAFFLDMVQRMNDLQQRPEFYDSLTNNCTTNLVRHLEKVSATNVPYDHRTLLPAYSDELAFELGLIDTDVDLARTRERHLINALALAAQGRDDFSLRIRGRGPAVSAPAASTLP, from the coding sequence ATGCGTCTTCTCGCTCGTGCCGGCACCGTCGGTCTCTTCGTCCTGTTCGCCCTCGGCCTCACGTGGCTCGTGTCCACCGTCGTCCTCACCGGCGTGGGACCCCAGGGGCCCGCCTGGTGGCGGTATGGGGTGGCCCTGCTCCTCGTCGTGGCCGTGGGAGTCGCCTGGCGCCGAGGGTCCCGGGGGAGGGCGTTGGGCGTGCTCGCCGTGCTCTGCGTCTGCGTGTTCGCCTGGACCCGGACCGTGCGGCCCTCGCTCACCCGCGACTGGGCGCCGGATCTCATCCGCTCCGCGCGAGCCGACATCCAGGGCTCCCGCGTCACCTTCCACGACCTGCGCGACTTCCGCTATCGCAGCACCACCGACTGGGACGAGGCCTGGTACTCCGCCACCTACGACACCCACGAGCTCGTCCGCGCCTGGTTCATCGTCGAGCCCTTCTCCGGCTTCGAGGGCGCCGCCCACACCATGGTCAGCTTCGAGTTCTCCGGAGATCGCTTCCTGGTCTTCTCCGTGGAGATCCGCCGCGAGCGCGGTGAGACGTTCTCGGCGGTCGGTGGCCTGTTCCGCCAGTTCGAGCTCACCTACGTCGTCGGTGACGAGCGCGACCTGGTCCAGCTCCGCAGCAACTACCGCCGCGACGACGTCTACCTCCATCCCATCCGCGCGTCGAAGGAGCGCACCACCGCCTTCTTCCTCGACATGGTTCAGCGGATGAACGACCTCCAGCAGCGGCCCGAGTTCTACGACTCGCTCACCAACAACTGCACCACCAACCTCGTGCGCCACCTCGAGAAGGTCAGCGCCACCAACGTCCCCTACGACCACCGCACCCTGCTTCCCGCCTACTCGGACGAGCTCGCCTTCGAGCTGGGGTTGATCGACACCGACGTGGACCTCGCCCGGACGCGCGAGCGCCACCTCATCAACGCGTTGGCGCTCGCCGCCCAGGGGCGCGACGACTTCTCGCTCCGCATCCGCGGGCGGGGTCCGGCCGTCTCCGCCCCGGCCGCGTCGACCCTCCCCTGA